The following coding sequences lie in one Apium graveolens cultivar Ventura chromosome 1, ASM990537v1, whole genome shotgun sequence genomic window:
- the LOC141660208 gene encoding endoribonuclease Dicer homolog 2-like, producing the protein MHLVHTAEQLSVDHLPFARRYQLDALEVAKNKNTIVFLETGSGKTLIAIMLLRSYAYCLRKPSSSLAVFLVPTVVLVSQQAEVVEMHTDFKVGKYWGEMGVDFWNATDWKKQQDEFEVLVMTPQILLNALRHSFIKLETIRVLIFDECHHARGRHPYACIMTEFYHPQVKSNNFQLPRILGMTASPINTKGSSDKTGYWKKVHELENLMNSKVFTTASESVVAEHLAMSTPELKHYKHVDIPYSLVEKIASELNSLEEKFKCEIEKAYMEKCQKENTRQRLSKLCSTVFFCVKELGLWLAIKAADSSSSQGSEMYTWDKRDKCGERILTDFSSDAFKVLSGYMPSDPNWSISDDMRANVANGYLSTKVICLIESLLERRGLKDLRCIVFVDRVVTAIVLCCLLNVLLPSLSGWKTEYLAGSNTSLQIQTRKAQNKIVEEFRNGKVNVIVATSVLEEGLDVQTCNLVIRFDPSATVCSFIQSRGRARMQNSVFLLLVKSGDNSLYARVKNYLSSGEIMRQETLRHAAVPCQPLDTEIYNEVFYRVESTGAIVTLNSSVSLIYFYCSQLPSDGYFKPSPRCVIDKELQKCTLDFPRSCPLPSVTVHGSVKILKQLACLEACKTLHQMGALTDNLVPDMVEEEEDAKGMGHVDYVDEHDIYVPSELVGQGLKNAAKTYSCYMLELERSFSYDIPVDHLMLAASNKLNFGEDNIAFGLEVDRGSLKVHIKYSESISLTSEQVLICQQFQVKLFRVLYNHNYNKLKETLDVFHQWNDRTVYDYLLLPTTGSQQSPTIDWRCVKSIMYKTENIFHDCPFPEGQYNIVPTANGLVCRCVLENSLVCTPHNGYMYCISGTMDGNGSSVLNLKDGKSITYKKYYEKRHGIDLQFEREHFLKGRHIFPVQNHLHKLKKRKEQERSNGFVALPPELCSIIMSPISVGTCYAFSFASAIMHRIESLLIAGSLKKTLSDYIPTTKIPTIKVLEAITTKKCQEKFDLESLETLGDSFLKYAACQQVFKMHQDKHEGILSIKKNKIISNSNLCKLGCSRKLPGLIRNEPFDPKTWIIPGDQMEAFHEVQLSTATKVFTKGIRKIKSKVIADVVEALIGAFLTCDGEVAALSFMNWLGIEVNFLNIPYKRSFSARPEEHVNISLIESMLNYSFEDASLLVEALTHGSYMVSAIPQCYQRLEFLGDSVLDYLITMHMYSRYPGMSPGLLTDLRSASVNNDCYSLSAVKVGLQKHILQASEELFKQIVSSVQNFDTLSMGSTFGWESENSLPKVFGDVIESLAGAILVDSGYKKNIVFKSILPLLEPLVSPETLKLQPVRELHQLCQKEKYVLKKPVVSCENGVAAVTVEVEASGVIYKESCTAYNKAEAKKLASKAVLKSLKESMSTEPHPAPFLSPPKGKKRKEGETHAF; encoded by the exons ATGCATCTGgttcacacagctgaacaactgtCGGTTGACCATCTTCCTTTTGCTAGGAG GTATCAACTGGATGCATTAGAAGTGGCAAAGAATAAAAATACCATTGTATTCCTGGAAACTGGTTCTGGGAAAACTCTGATTGCTATTATGCTTCTGCGCAGCTACGCTTACTGTTTGAGGAAACCGTCAAGTTCTCTTGCTGTTTTCCTGGTCCCCACTGTTGTTTTGGTATCTCAA CAAGCTGAGGTTGTGGAAATGCATACAGACTTTAAGGTGGGAAAGTACTGGGGGGAAATGGGCGTTGATTTTTGGAATGCTACTGATTGGAAGAAGCAACAAGATGAATTTGAG GTGCTTGTGATGACACCGCAAATATTGCTTAATGCCTTGAGGCACAGTTTTATAAAGCTTGAGACAATAAGGGTACTAATATTTGATGAATGCCATCATGCTAGAGGCAGACACCCCTATGCTTGCATTATGACG GAATTTTATCACCCTCAAGTGAAATCTAATAACTTTCAGCTTCCTAGGATATTAGGGATGACCGCTTCCCCTATCAACACTAAAG GTTCAAGTGACAAAACAGGTTACTGGAAGAAAGTCCATGAACTTGAGAATCTAATGAACTCAAAG GTATTCACTACTGCAAGCGAGTCTGTGGTAGCAGAGCATCTTGCAATGTCAACTCCGGAGCTCAAGCATTATAAACATGTGGATATTCCATATTCGTTGGTTGAGAAAATAGCTAGTGAGCTAAACTCTTTGGAAGAAAAG TTCAAATGTGAAATTGAAAAAGCATACATGGAAAAGTGTCAAAAGGAAAACACAAGGCAAAGATTGTCTAAACTATGTTCAACCGTTTTCTTTTGTGTGAAGGAACTCGGACTTTGGTTGGCAATAAAG GCAGCAGATTCTTCATCATCTCAAGGAAGCGAGATGTATACATGGGATAAACGCGACAAGTGTGGTGAGAGGATTCTAACAGATTTCAGCTCAGATGCATTTAAAGTACTCTCTGGTTATATGCCTTCTG ATCCCAACTGGTCTATAAGTGATGACATGAGAGCTAATGTGGCGAACGGTTATCTCTCGACCAAAGTTATCTGTCTCATTGAATCTCTTCTTGAACGCAG GGGCTTAAAAGATCTGAGATGTATAGTTTTTGTAGATAGGGTTGTAACGGCAATTGTTCTTTGTTGCCTATTAAATGTTTTGCTTCCTAGCCTGAGTGGATGGAAAACAGAATATTTGGCAGGCAGCAATACTAGTCTTCAGATACAGACTAGGAAGGCCCAAAACAAAATTGTTGAAGAATTTCGCAATGGCAAG GTGAACGTCATTGTTGCAACATCAGTTCTTGAAGAAGGGTTGGATGTTCAAACCTGCAATCTGGTTATACGATTTGACCCATCAGCTACAGTGTGCAGTTTTATTCAATCTCGGGGTCGGGCTAGGATGCAGAACTCAGTGTTTTTGCTATTGGTAAAAAG TGGCGACAATTCTTTGTATGCTAGAGTAAAGAACTACCTTTCTAGTGGAGAAATAATGAGGCAGGAAACTTTGCGCCATGCTGCAGTGCCTTGTCAACCACTTGATACTGAAATTTATAATGAAGTGTTCTACCGGGTTGAGTCTACAGGAGCTATTGTAACACTGAATTCCAGTGTGTCTCTGATTTACTTCTATTGCTCTCAACTACCTTCCGACGG ATACTTCAAACCCTCTCCGAGATGTGTTATCGACAAGGAGTTGCAGAAATGCACCTTAGATTTCCCCAGAAGTTGCCCATTGCCAAGTGTTACTGTTCATGGAAGTGTCAAAATACTGAAACAACTTGCTTGCCTGGAAGCATGCAAAACGTTGCATCAAATGGGAGCGCTAACGGATAATCTTGTACCAGATAtggtggaagaagaagaagatgctaaAGGAATGG GTCATGTAGACTATGTCGATGAACATGACATCTAtgttccatcagaacttgttggccAAGGTTTGAAGAATGCAGCAAAAACGTACTCCTGCTATATGTTAGAGTTGGAAAGAAGTTTTAGCTATGATATTCCAGTGGATCATCTAATGCTTGCTGCTAGTAATAAGCTTAACTTTGGTGAAGACAACATTGCATTTGGATTAGAAGTTGATAGGGGCAGTTTAAAGGTTCACATCAAATATTCTGAATCTATAAGCCTCACCTCTGAACAG GTTCTTATATGCCAGCAGTTTCAAGTAAAACTTTTCAGAGTTTTGTATAATCACAATTATAATAAGTTGAAGGAGACCCTTGATGTTTTTCACCAATGGAATGACCGTACTGTTTATGATTATCTCCTACTCCCAACTACTGGCTCACAGCAGTCACCGACTATTGACTGGAGATGTGTCAAATCTATCATGTATAAGACCGAAAATATCTTCCATGATTGCCCTTTTCCTGAAGGCCAGTATAATATTGTGCCAACAGCGAACGGTCTGGTCTGCAGATGTGTTCTAGAAAATTCTTTGGTCTGCACACCTCACAATGGTTATATGTACTGCATATCGGGCACAATGGACGGCAATGGAAGTTCAGTATTGAACCTAAAAGACGGAAAATCTATAACTTACAAAAAGTACTATGAAAAAAG GCATGGCATTGACTTGCAATTTGAAAGGGAACATTTTCTGAAGGGAAGACATATATTTCCGGTACAAAATCACCTTCACAAGTTAAAAAAGCGGAAGGAACAAG AACGAAGCAATGGATTTGTGGCTTTGCCTCCTGAACTTTGTTCCATCATTATGTCACCTATATCTGTTGGCACCTGCTATGCGTTCTCGTTTGCCTCAGCAATCATGCACCGGATAGAATCTTTGCTTATTGCTGGCAGCTTAAAAAAAACGCTCTCAGATTATATTCCTACAACTAAGATTCCAACCATCAAG GTGTTGGAAGCTATTACAACTAAGAAATGCCAAGAAAAATTTGATTTGGAGTCGCTGGAGACTCTTGGAGATTCATTTCTAAAATACGCTGCTTGTCAGCAGGTGTTTAAAATGCATCAAGATAAGCATGAAGGCATTCttagtattaaaaagaataaaataatatCTAATTCGAACCTATGCAAGCTCGGGTGCAGCCGTAAACTCCCG GGTTTGATACGTAACGAACCCTTTGATCCCAAGACGTGGATCATTCCTGGTGATCAAATGGAGGCTTTTCATGAAGTTCAACTATCTACTGCGACAAAAGTATTCACTAAAGGAATACGAAAGATAAAAAGTAAAGTTATAGCTGATGTTGTTGAGGCATTGATCGGTGCCTTCCTCACCTGTGACGGTGAAGTTGCAGCACTATCATTCATGAATTGGCTTGGAATTGAGGTCAATTTTCTGAATATACCCTATAAGAGGAGCTTTTCAGCACGTCCTGAAGAGCATGTCAATATCAGCTTGATTGAGTCCATGCTTAACTACTCATTTGAAGATGCTTCACTACTTGTTGAAGCACTAACACATGGTTCTTATATGGTATCTGCAATTCCCCAGTGTTATCAG CGTCTTGAGTTTCTTGGAGATTCTGTATTGGACTATTTAATAACCATGCATATGTACAGTAGATATCCCGGAATGTCACCTGGATTGCTAACTGATCTGAGGTCAGCTTCTGTGAATAATGATTGTTATTCTTTATCCGCGGTTAAGGTCGGATTGCAGAAACACATTCTTCAAGCCTCGGAAGAACTATTTAAGCAAATTGTTTCCTCTGTTCAAAATTTCGATACTTTATCAATGGGATCTACGTTTGGATGGGAGTCAGAGAACTCTCTTCCTAAG GTTTTTGGGGATGTAATAGAATCTCTAGCAGGAGCAATTTTAGTTGATTCCGGATACAAAAAGAATATTGTATTCAAGAGCATACTACCGCTTTTGGAACCCTTGGTTTCTCCTGAGAC